The Desulfuromonas versatilis genome has a segment encoding these proteins:
- a CDS encoding nickel-dependent hydrogenase large subunit — translation MKTLCVEPLSRVEGHGRVELELTRGRLVGARVCLNEAPRLFEALVLGRSYAEVPALVCRICAICTGVHRIAAAGALEKALGAEVPPLAGRLRELLLLGGHIESHALHLFCLIQPDLAGTDSILELLRSGYPGAREGLELKRLGNRIQELAGGRVIHPIHVEVGGMLGRPAAEQLLELREELARWGDGLPRLLAPFAEPENFPSGGPAAGIRISVDGGRFGLTGERLALSDGRSVAAAGYRALLGEQRVAHSFAKQSANRNTPLLTGALARIENARRAGYAVCAVESWPAGIHANNAAQGYELVWALQRAWELVTDLLQSSADESLQGEVRPGPGSGTVVIEAPRGLLVHHYVLDDLGRVAAADIVTPTAINQAAMEAQLLDDLAGVPEPELEARAQRIIRSFDPCISCAVHLVKGAGTVRSEE, via the coding sequence ATGAAGACTCTTTGCGTTGAACCGCTGAGCCGCGTGGAAGGGCACGGGCGGGTCGAACTCGAGTTGACCCGAGGCCGCCTGGTCGGGGCGCGGGTCTGTCTGAACGAGGCGCCCCGGCTGTTCGAGGCCCTGGTGCTGGGGCGCTCCTACGCCGAGGTGCCGGCGCTGGTCTGCCGGATCTGCGCCATCTGCACCGGGGTGCATCGCATCGCCGCCGCCGGCGCCCTGGAAAAAGCCCTGGGGGCAGAGGTCCCGCCGCTGGCCGGGAGGCTGCGCGAACTGCTGCTGCTTGGCGGCCATATCGAGAGCCACGCCCTGCACCTTTTCTGCCTGATCCAGCCCGACCTGGCCGGCACTGACAGCATCCTCGAGCTGCTGCGCAGCGGATATCCCGGCGCCCGCGAAGGGCTGGAACTGAAGCGGCTGGGCAACCGGATTCAGGAACTCGCAGGCGGGCGGGTCATCCACCCGATCCACGTCGAGGTGGGCGGCATGCTCGGCCGGCCGGCCGCAGAGCAGCTTCTGGAATTGCGGGAAGAACTCGCCAGGTGGGGCGATGGCTTGCCCCGGCTGCTCGCCCCCTTCGCCGAGCCGGAAAATTTCCCTTCCGGCGGCCCTGCCGCAGGGATCCGGATCTCCGTGGACGGGGGGCGCTTCGGCCTGACCGGCGAGCGCCTGGCGCTTTCCGATGGGCGCTCGGTGGCGGCTGCCGGCTACCGCGCACTGCTGGGGGAGCAGAGGGTGGCACACTCCTTCGCCAAGCAATCCGCAAACCGGAACACTCCCCTGCTGACCGGGGCCCTGGCCCGGATCGAAAACGCCCGACGTGCCGGTTATGCGGTCTGTGCCGTGGAAAGCTGGCCGGCGGGGATTCACGCCAACAATGCCGCCCAGGGTTATGAGCTGGTGTGGGCCCTGCAGCGGGCCTGGGAACTGGTGACCGATCTGCTCCAATCCTCCGCGGACGAGTCGCTGCAGGGCGAGGTGCGCCCGGGGCCGGGGTCCGGGACGGTGGTCATCGAAGCGCCGCGCGGGCTGTTGGTGCACCACTACGTCCTCGACGACCTGGGGCGGGTGGCCGCGGCCGACATCGTCACTCCCACCGCCATCAACCAGGCCGCCATGGAAGCCCAGCTGCTGGATGACCTGGCGGGAGTTCCCGAGCCCGAGCTGGAGGCGCGCGCCCAGCGCATCATCCGCTCCTTCGATCCCTGCATCAGCTGCGCCGTGCATCTGGTGAAGGGGGCAGGGACGGTGAGGAGTGAGGAGTGA
- a CDS encoding putative nucleotidyltransferase substrate binding domain-containing protein, producing MPLVKHLKDTEPFKHLPEAIFQEIGAASSLKKFPANTLIFKQNDPPTGYLYVIREGLVEITHQTTNGTDVVVDYRQDGAFFGGTPIFTGEPYTGGARTVKPTECYLIPQEILQRAGRDVPNLRDFFTRTVLSRVRQLYSEIVADHSRQALTQMEAYPFKKRLSEIMTTPVTTCGPRETAREVAQKLTEKGVGALLVCGKAKAVLGIITERDLVGKVLGRPEVDPDQVPAEEIMTPHPHSMGPGTYMYEAMSYMMGHRIRHLPILDRGEVVGMVTMRDLMRFRSHKAMLLVGNTREARDFEDLARIRQETLAVAKTLLSETRSTPEVMEILSYIHHGIIRRVFDLCLEQMQLEGKRIPDIRYCFLIMGSGGRREMLLGPDQDSGFIFEDLPEANMAEVDDFFIPLAEKIVTALARVGYPLCHGKVMVNNPAWRGRLRDWRARITDWVNDPEPQKVRYSSIFFDFHPLAGDTSLATDLREIVHQAIREFQGFLYHMMSLDLRYKVPLGLLGRFLLEKSGEHKGQISLKQGGSVYIVDCIRMFALERELNQLTTLERLKALVERNVFAPETAEHIRAAFEALSFLRLRNEIERIEQGEEPDHFLDPYALSKNEQDLLKEAFNAVSKLQEATKRHFARTPF from the coding sequence ATGCCGCTGGTCAAACACCTCAAAGACACCGAACCCTTCAAGCATCTTCCCGAAGCCATATTCCAGGAGATCGGCGCGGCTTCGTCGCTGAAGAAATTTCCCGCCAACACCCTCATCTTCAAGCAGAACGATCCTCCCACCGGCTACCTCTACGTCATCAGGGAAGGCCTGGTGGAGATCACCCACCAGACCACCAACGGGACGGACGTCGTCGTCGACTATCGCCAGGACGGGGCGTTTTTCGGCGGCACGCCGATCTTCACCGGGGAGCCCTACACGGGCGGGGCACGCACGGTCAAGCCGACCGAGTGCTACCTGATCCCCCAGGAGATTCTGCAGCGGGCAGGTCGCGACGTGCCGAACCTGCGGGATTTTTTCACCCGGACCGTGCTCTCGAGGGTTCGCCAGCTCTATTCGGAAATCGTCGCCGACCATTCTCGACAGGCCCTCACCCAGATGGAGGCCTACCCCTTCAAAAAACGGCTGTCGGAGATCATGACCACCCCGGTCACCACCTGCGGTCCCCGGGAAACCGCCCGGGAGGTGGCCCAGAAACTGACCGAAAAAGGGGTGGGGGCGCTGCTGGTCTGCGGCAAAGCCAAGGCCGTGCTGGGCATCATCACCGAACGGGACCTGGTCGGCAAGGTGCTGGGCCGACCGGAGGTCGACCCGGACCAGGTGCCGGCGGAGGAGATCATGACCCCCCATCCCCACTCCATGGGGCCGGGGACCTACATGTACGAGGCGATGTCCTACATGATGGGCCATCGCATCCGCCACCTGCCGATCCTCGATCGCGGCGAGGTGGTCGGCATGGTCACCATGCGCGACCTGATGCGTTTCCGCAGCCACAAGGCCATGCTGCTGGTGGGCAACACCCGCGAGGCGCGGGACTTCGAGGATCTGGCGCGGATTCGCCAGGAGACTCTCGCCGTAGCCAAAACACTGCTCTCGGAAACCCGCAGCACCCCCGAGGTGATGGAGATCCTCTCCTACATCCACCATGGCATCATCCGGCGGGTCTTCGATCTTTGCCTGGAGCAGATGCAGCTCGAGGGGAAGCGGATTCCCGACATCCGCTACTGCTTTCTGATCATGGGCAGCGGGGGGCGGCGCGAGATGCTGCTGGGCCCCGACCAGGACAGCGGCTTTATCTTCGAAGATTTGCCCGAGGCCAATATGGCCGAGGTGGATGACTTTTTCATCCCCCTGGCCGAAAAGATCGTCACCGCCCTGGCACGGGTCGGCTACCCGCTTTGCCACGGCAAGGTCATGGTCAACAACCCGGCCTGGCGGGGCCGCCTGCGCGACTGGCGCGCCCGAATCACCGACTGGGTCAACGACCCGGAGCCGCAGAAGGTGCGCTACTCGTCGATATTTTTCGATTTCCATCCCCTGGCAGGAGACACCTCCCTGGCCACTGACCTGCGCGAAATCGTGCACCAGGCCATCCGCGAGTTCCAGGGGTTTCTCTATCACATGATGTCCCTGGACCTGCGCTACAAGGTGCCACTGGGCCTGCTCGGCCGGTTTCTTCTCGAAAAAAGCGGCGAGCACAAGGGGCAGATCTCGCTGAAACAGGGCGGCAGCGTCTACATCGTCGACTGCATCCGCATGTTCGCCCTCGAGCGGGAACTCAACCAGTTGACCACCCTCGAGCGGCTCAAGGCCCTGGTGGAACGCAACGTCTTCGCCCCCGAAACCGCCGAACACATCCGCGCCGCCTTCGAGGCCCTCTCCTTTTTGCGCCTGCGTAACGAGATCGAACGGATCGAGCAGGGCGAGGAGCCCGACCACTTCCTCGACCCCTACGCCCTGTCGAAGAACGAGCAGGACCTGCTCAAGGAAGCCTTCAACGCCGTCAGCAAGCTGCAGGAAGCCACCAAGCGCCACTTCGCCCGCACGCCGTTTTAG